A DNA window from bacterium contains the following coding sequences:
- a CDS encoding right-handed parallel beta-helix repeat-containing protein has product MKTPDVGKIIRVVLAALAVLVTAMVGRGHALSVTSPINGIDTWDATPNLTWYWNGPEAAAQFIVQVDERSDFLYPLEFEVNLYFTAAGDYGLAVPAGGFGTTGTHSFSLPDTLALTCVPEGEITRYYWQVIANEDTKSNLGWFDIVPPSLHYPLNGFDVYSATPDLVFGANENIAGDTDVVDTWAIWIDKNPGFADRIEFNPDGSPEVWPKKVNTPDSQAILGLDPTQGYYAIDTASFNLKNGTYYWRVMAYDAGTPYTNWSATRSFTIRPVDLRSLPDNITTNSPQPTFCWDPRPGIPYESVLDGITGGVGNTGGSEAGDSYIFQFAWFNNDNFEDQNDGEGWGVDTGTWDSTNLLIQARIPGTRTCFTIGDTYPTLVYDVLSPDVSSTLNDGRLPEGTYWWRIMSVNDDSWADSTNWSVKWKVVIDLEDCVPPEVPIVQSPGACTTTGTNGGDRINTGAPTFTWTEVADPSGSQPSDLWYEVQLDHDGSFSIADSEDVEYDLWIRNGNVNAAAPSEVSSFNFSNGQDANGNQVAWLSDRTTAWTGATLPDGIWFWRVRALDPTCNEVVGNWSEVCYFTVDTTAPVARLIYPGADSEFCSQQFHINDCTPILKWIDLPPYGASSNGLDEPPAVTYQVRIVNRNLGVYDSANVVNLPNSDANGWVAVGGGGTAHSFITTVCLEDSDTDGDFYWWELQVTDDAGNTWSDSFAFIVDTKAPTTPQDLSDTLDDGDYEPDPTPIFIWNEGDTLSQTAWVDWSATAATYLTSTEDGNPPETVAWVISHGEELRYDLQIAPTETGWVLLVVDVTELSQPTYTAALPDGSYIWRVRARDCAGNYSPWKAQVFVIDTIPPCTPELLFPSHGIALADTTPLFDWADVTDPNIISYNIQIDTESSFTAPLVIDQWNTGTPPVSSYQTANAEAMDNRVIYYWRVTAYDKAGNQCASQVWSFNPEMGEPSDPTLLAPFGCVSYQDEGYAVEPDISPSVFSGTGGALSRPFSRTRPTFYWEDTDTQQRTLSYIFELVKAKDAGDPDFIDPDVSVSGLTGSEYTLPPAYELKEGHYYWRVMAVDEAGNRSNGGNMMAFTVDLTPPDMPNYSSPDDAIIFNDDTPTLDWDEPEAYDLRYQLQIDDDADFSSPILDINDFESQLVGGDNPLDGSTTGYIHGSQMTVTPVLPEGTYYWRVRAMDCAGNISEWSHTSPYRRFTIDTTAPDAPNLISPADWHTTNDITPTMTWERVVDSKTYHSSELSGNFINSDYCDTVYYLIQIEVDDNLNNGDNSGDVFNQTVDYSNDPRDPHDVYHPEMFQVLDGRMTFTPTILPSIGAGRTFYWRVTAIDCAENESTWSEIRAIRIDPHVDSCPSLVSPDDGTYTNDDTPFFDWSDEGSAYEDEGTGPSIDKITYNIQVDNNIDFSSPEVNEWTKVSSYVPTVALRDGTYYWRVGGVDEAGNRCGQTGWSADVWEIHIDTDINNCYVSCSSVRLVTPADGQCVNDTTPIFDWDPMGDPSAPIVYTLQVSDNIEFSDPLEINISELPFEPLLEFRTNGVPSLQNIANTRWPIDQDGDGRFNITEADYQAYNGQFGGRFDGALAGLNAFPEGVYYWRVKAFDRATNSTKWSTPNRFEVDLQSPARPTLIYPARVSQVVNDQAPTPVTDSTPTFEWTTVSDATHYLFQMDRDSDFSSPEVNVEVEGQGSSTVKYALPYEQAMIMGEIYYWRVAAVDCGGNRSEFTSAWSVRKSATYVNRLMDDQPPYDDRIYVDDVVWDISGSPYIIEDLVKVWPGVSLTIEPGVEVLFRPFSTLTNPNQPPELIVQGTLKAAGRAPSAEGTIPERRVTFSTWTQPDGQVYHPKAGDWTRIKFEETAQDSIISYADISYGGWYDDSLGEYHRGNIEVYGTDVVIDHIRSTNSAAAGILYSGPRTADMTNDPTLPMNPTLTNSEFSDNRLDGANFKIDDGTITIDNCELARNGRWGILNEGNYYVGNHTDLVVTDCNIHDNGLRPTDEDGAGGGIYSTATASETITDNLIQDNDGWAVIKGQHRLGDCVGGYIIKDNLIKGNNHNAVWIDAANHCTDTVWYANYTVAGTSWNYNDLAPYFVQRVIVEEGVTLTVNPGVVVKFDETKPKSEGAGLEVRGRLIADADPEGSLHAFYIIDPPKSVQPDDWTANYLVFTSCFDDEFGGDINCDGASHGRTADNGDWQGILFWDSSLDDSIINRAIILYSKDGIELHNASPTITNNKIAYNAYRAVAVREDSDPLIEWNHLTYNDSYSPDDDYTYTDDLTGYIAGTIATFCGEEAEPIIRNNLINHNRNYAIGITANKAYLITDNEIFGNQYNAIKICGDITGKEEVIWEEDGAPFYLADGLKVGEDSTWRISPGVILKSAGALTINGRLKANGTADRLITFTSFKDDEFGGDSNGDSEATTPRAGDWSGLHFVELEIKQSLLVDLPIQESFTVRGLKSEGECCEGKEETYHLYREMSVITDASWKRLEGEAAPSDWMQVDFDDSGWKTAAVDRGDQPRDPKDWLPETEAHWLKPAIEAGGERYYRQEIFIDPPPLRNSEDKLISRQITAPLHISAVTDYEVYVNGQLIAKNEDSLITFNPGETYQLGSYLREGKNVVAVQVTSPPEDLELSYCRIRYAAAGVTATLRDPIIRDCHILENTIGIEGIKGASIQIDRARITNNRIGLLFRDFPRSYPGAREKILRLKGCEITDNLEFGLLNQDESYTIEAESNYWGAGTGPKDDSTVRPLYNPAGTGDRVSDFVDYAPWAKDLHSPIAEAGPDITTGVKTLVILDAGASYDPEGEQLSYFWTQAAGPERIILENVVQPKFTPQEPGEYIFQLVVANAAGYFSAPSTVKVKALVSSQVELRWDQPTYTKVSREEFEVEVEVGDRQHPVSDLFGLVFEISAFPSEAVEVLEVSPGPFLDIDPGKLVFFESEKGQGRIEIGLSRKKGLHSKGVSGFEPGQSIAKVIFRIAEGLASGTRITLVFSNIIARDSLDRSISLLPTSSEIIIKEGSVSQVLVWPGDTNNDRLVDARDVLPIGLYWKTQGPPRETASSNWTPQPAASWKVTLAAYADANGDGIVDARDILPIGMNWHKTQQTKAGSQMSEIRGQQSEVSIQPLDLEPLRAMYEVLKDTPYTELTEVLAEYIQLALANQVPARSQLLQNYPNPFNPEVWIPFRLAEEAETTIFIYNLAGQLVKAINAGKLPPGSYLSRDRAAYWDGRDESGEEVSSGIYFYQLQAGSFTGARKMIVLK; this is encoded by the coding sequence GTGAAGACACCGGATGTCGGAAAAATAATTAGGGTAGTATTGGCCGCCCTGGCTGTGTTGGTAACAGCTATGGTGGGCAGGGGGCATGCCCTGTCTGTGACCAGTCCCATTAACGGGATTGACACCTGGGACGCCACCCCAAATTTGACCTGGTACTGGAACGGGCCTGAGGCCGCCGCCCAATTCATTGTCCAGGTCGATGAACGAAGCGACTTCCTCTATCCCTTAGAATTTGAAGTCAACCTCTATTTCACGGCCGCCGGTGATTATGGTTTGGCCGTGCCGGCCGGTGGTTTTGGAACTACCGGAACACATTCCTTCAGCCTCCCTGACACCCTGGCCCTGACCTGTGTGCCCGAAGGCGAAATCACTCGCTACTACTGGCAGGTCATAGCCAATGAGGACACTAAAAGCAATCTGGGCTGGTTCGACATCGTTCCACCCAGCCTCCATTATCCCTTAAACGGGTTTGATGTCTACAGCGCCACCCCGGACCTGGTCTTTGGAGCCAATGAAAACATCGCCGGCGATACTGATGTGGTCGATACGTGGGCTATCTGGATTGATAAAAATCCGGGCTTTGCGGACCGGATAGAATTTAATCCGGATGGCAGCCCGGAAGTATGGCCGAAGAAGGTTAACACCCCAGACAGCCAGGCCATCTTGGGGCTTGATCCAACCCAGGGCTACTACGCCATCGACACCGCCTCCTTCAACCTCAAGAACGGAACCTACTACTGGCGGGTTATGGCTTATGATGCTGGAACCCCCTACACCAACTGGAGCGCCACCCGGTCCTTTACTATTAGGCCGGTGGACTTGAGGTCTCTCCCCGATAATATCACTACTAATTCACCGCAGCCTACCTTCTGCTGGGACCCCAGGCCAGGGATTCCTTACGAGAGCGTCCTTGATGGCATCACTGGAGGCGTTGGCAACACGGGTGGAAGTGAAGCCGGAGATAGCTACATCTTCCAGTTTGCCTGGTTCAACAATGATAACTTTGAAGATCAAAATGATGGAGAGGGGTGGGGGGTAGATACCGGAACGTGGGATTCCACCAATCTCCTCATTCAGGCCCGGATACCCGGCACCAGGACGTGTTTTACTATTGGGGATACCTATCCGACCTTAGTCTACGATGTCCTGAGCCCCGACGTCTCCAGCACCCTTAACGACGGTCGCCTCCCGGAAGGGACCTACTGGTGGCGGATTATGTCCGTTAACGATGACTCCTGGGCAGACTCCACTAACTGGAGTGTCAAGTGGAAAGTGGTGATAGACCTGGAAGACTGTGTGCCACCTGAGGTGCCTATCGTCCAGTCACCAGGTGCCTGCACCACCACCGGCACTAATGGAGGAGACCGGATCAATACGGGTGCGCCTACCTTCACCTGGACCGAGGTGGCTGATCCTTCAGGGAGTCAGCCCAGCGACCTGTGGTATGAAGTCCAGCTCGATCATGACGGATCTTTCTCGATTGCTGATTCAGAAGATGTGGAGTATGACCTCTGGATCAGAAATGGTAATGTTAATGCGGCGGCGCCATCAGAAGTTAGCAGCTTTAATTTCAGCAATGGTCAGGATGCCAACGGCAATCAGGTAGCTTGGCTTTCCGACCGGACGACGGCCTGGACCGGGGCCACCTTGCCGGACGGCATCTGGTTCTGGCGGGTAAGGGCCCTGGATCCTACCTGTAACGAGGTAGTAGGCAACTGGAGTGAAGTCTGCTACTTTACGGTGGATACCACGGCACCGGTGGCCAGACTGATCTATCCCGGGGCTGACTCAGAGTTCTGCAGCCAGCAGTTCCATATCAATGACTGCACCCCAATCTTAAAGTGGATTGACCTGCCGCCTTACGGCGCCAGTTCCAACGGTCTGGATGAACCGCCAGCCGTGACCTATCAAGTTCGAATCGTCAATAGAAATCTGGGCGTCTATGATAGCGCCAACGTGGTTAATCTGCCTAATAGTGATGCTAATGGGTGGGTGGCTGTCGGCGGCGGTGGGACGGCGCATAGCTTTATCACCACTGTCTGTCTGGAGGATTCGGACACCGATGGAGATTTTTATTGGTGGGAGCTGCAGGTAACCGATGATGCCGGTAATACCTGGTCTGACTCCTTTGCCTTTATCGTGGACACCAAAGCGCCGACCACTCCCCAGGACCTGTCTGATACCCTGGATGATGGCGACTATGAGCCCGATCCGACCCCAATCTTTATCTGGAATGAAGGAGATACCCTTTCTCAGACGGCCTGGGTGGATTGGAGTGCTACGGCGGCTACATATCTCACCAGTACCGAGGACGGCAATCCACCTGAAACTGTAGCCTGGGTGATCAGCCACGGCGAGGAGCTTCGCTATGACCTACAGATTGCGCCAACGGAGACAGGCTGGGTCTTACTCGTAGTTGACGTTACCGAGCTATCCCAGCCGACTTATACGGCGGCCCTGCCAGATGGCAGCTATATCTGGCGAGTGAGGGCCAGAGACTGTGCGGGCAACTACTCACCCTGGAAGGCCCAGGTCTTTGTCATCGATACGATCCCACCCTGTACACCGGAGTTGCTTTTTCCCTCCCACGGGATCGCCCTGGCCGATACCACCCCGTTATTTGATTGGGCCGATGTGACCGACCCCAATATTATCAGCTACAATATTCAGATTGATACCGAATCAAGCTTTACGGCTCCCCTGGTTATTGATCAGTGGAACACCGGAACACCACCGGTCTCCAGCTATCAAACAGCTAATGCCGAGGCCATGGATAACCGAGTAATCTATTACTGGCGGGTAACGGCCTACGATAAGGCCGGCAACCAGTGCGCCAGCCAGGTCTGGAGCTTCAATCCTGAGATGGGAGAACCGTCTGATCCAACCCTCCTGGCGCCTTTTGGCTGTGTCAGTTACCAGGATGAGGGATATGCGGTGGAGCCGGATATCTCACCCAGCGTCTTTTCAGGCACCGGCGGAGCGCTCAGCCGGCCCTTCAGCCGAACCAGGCCGACCTTCTATTGGGAGGATACCGACACCCAGCAACGGACGCTGTCTTACATCTTCGAGCTGGTCAAGGCCAAAGATGCCGGGGATCCGGATTTTATCGACCCGGACGTCTCTGTCTCCGGTCTGACCGGGTCCGAGTATACCCTGCCGCCGGCTTATGAGCTGAAGGAAGGGCACTACTACTGGCGGGTCATGGCCGTGGACGAGGCGGGCAACAGAAGCAACGGCGGGAATATGATGGCCTTTACCGTGGACCTGACGCCGCCGGATATGCCCAACTATTCCTCACCGGATGACGCCATCATCTTCAATGACGACACCCCAACCTTAGACTGGGATGAGCCGGAGGCTTACGACCTGAGGTATCAGCTCCAGATCGATGATGACGCTGATTTCTCTTCACCTATTCTGGACATAAACGACTTTGAGTCGCAATTGGTAGGCGGAGATAACCCCTTAGACGGCAGCACGACCGGTTATATCCACGGCAGTCAAATGACGGTCACGCCGGTCCTGCCGGAGGGGACCTATTATTGGCGAGTCCGGGCGATGGACTGTGCCGGCAACATCTCCGAGTGGAGCCATACCAGTCCCTACCGGAGATTCACCATTGACACCACGGCCCCAGACGCCCCTAATCTGATCTCACCGGCAGATTGGCATACCACCAACGATATTACCCCCACGATGACCTGGGAGCGGGTGGTTGATTCCAAGACCTACCACTCCTCAGAGCTGTCAGGCAACTTCATTAACTCAGATTACTGCGATACAGTTTACTATCTTATCCAGATCGAGGTGGATGACAACCTGAACAATGGCGATAATAGCGGAGATGTCTTTAATCAGACGGTGGATTATTCCAATGATCCCAGAGACCCTCACGATGTGTATCATCCGGAGATGTTCCAGGTCTTAGACGGCCGGATGACCTTTACGCCGACTATTCTGCCCAGTATCGGGGCCGGCCGGACCTTCTACTGGCGGGTGACGGCCATTGACTGTGCCGAGAATGAGTCCACCTGGTCAGAGATCCGGGCGATCAGGATCGATCCGCACGTAGATTCATGTCCGAGCCTGGTTTCACCGGATGACGGCACCTATACCAATGATGACACCCCCTTCTTTGACTGGTCGGATGAGGGGTCAGCCTACGAGGATGAGGGCACCGGGCCGAGCATAGACAAGATCACCTATAATATTCAGGTTGACAACAACATCGACTTCTCCTCACCCGAGGTAAATGAATGGACCAAGGTCTCCAGCTATGTGCCGACCGTGGCCCTGAGAGACGGCACCTACTATTGGAGAGTCGGCGGGGTGGATGAGGCCGGTAACCGTTGCGGCCAGACCGGTTGGTCTGCCGATGTCTGGGAAATCCACATCGATACTGATATTAACAATTGTTATGTGAGTTGCAGCTCAGTAAGACTGGTTACGCCGGCGGACGGTCAGTGCGTCAATGATACCACCCCCATCTTTGACTGGGATCCGATGGGTGATCCTTCGGCTCCCATCGTTTACACCTTACAGGTAAGCGACAATATCGAGTTCTCTGATCCGTTAGAGATAAACATCAGCGAGCTGCCCTTTGAGCCGCTCTTGGAATTTAGGACCAACGGGGTTCCCAGCCTTCAGAATATCGCCAACACCCGCTGGCCGATTGATCAGGATGGCGACGGCCGATTCAACATCACCGAAGCCGACTATCAGGCCTACAATGGCCAGTTCGGCGGCCGGTTTGACGGGGCTCTGGCTGGTTTGAACGCCTTTCCTGAAGGTGTCTACTACTGGCGGGTCAAGGCCTTTGATCGGGCGACTAATTCCACCAAATGGAGCACCCCCAACAGATTTGAGGTTGACCTCCAGTCGCCGGCTAGGCCGACCCTGATCTACCCGGCCAGGGTGAGTCAGGTAGTCAATGATCAGGCCCCAACCCCGGTGACTGATTCGACCCCCACCTTTGAGTGGACAACCGTCTCGGATGCGACTCACTATCTCTTCCAGATGGACCGGGATTCCGATTTCTCATCACCTGAGGTAAACGTCGAGGTCGAAGGTCAAGGCTCTTCCACGGTAAAGTATGCCCTGCCCTATGAGCAGGCGATGATTATGGGTGAAATCTACTACTGGCGAGTAGCGGCTGTTGACTGCGGCGGCAACCGGTCCGAATTCACCAGCGCCTGGTCGGTTAGAAAGTCAGCCACCTATGTCAACCGCCTCATGGACGATCAACCGCCTTATGATGACCGGATATATGTAGATGATGTGGTCTGGGACATATCCGGTTCTCCTTACATTATCGAAGACCTGGTTAAGGTTTGGCCCGGCGTGAGCCTGACCATTGAGCCGGGCGTTGAGGTCCTCTTCAGGCCATTCTCCACCCTGACCAATCCTAATCAGCCGCCTGAGCTGATCGTTCAGGGAACCTTAAAGGCGGCCGGGAGGGCGCCGTCTGCGGAAGGCACCATCCCGGAACGGCGTGTCACCTTCAGCACCTGGACCCAACCGGACGGCCAGGTATATCACCCTAAGGCCGGGGATTGGACCAGGATCAAATTTGAAGAGACCGCTCAAGATTCGATTATCAGTTATGCGGATATCAGCTACGGTGGCTGGTATGATGACAGCTTAGGTGAGTATCACCGGGGCAATATCGAGGTCTATGGCACTGATGTGGTCATCGATCATATCAGGAGCACTAATTCGGCCGCCGCCGGGATACTCTACAGCGGTCCCAGGACAGCCGATATGACTAATGATCCGACCCTCCCGATGAACCCGACCCTCACCAATTCTGAATTCAGCGACAACCGGTTAGATGGAGCCAACTTCAAGATAGATGACGGCACCATCACTATTGATAACTGTGAATTGGCCAGAAACGGTCGCTGGGGCATCCTTAATGAGGGTAACTACTACGTGGGTAACCACACTGACCTGGTGGTGACTGACTGTAATATTCACGACAATGGACTCAGACCAACCGATGAAGACGGAGCCGGCGGCGGTATCTACTCCACCGCCACCGCCTCTGAGACCATTACCGACAACCTCATCCAGGACAATGACGGTTGGGCCGTCATTAAAGGACAGCACCGACTGGGCGACTGTGTGGGCGGTTACATCATCAAGGACAACCTGATCAAGGGCAATAACCATAATGCCGTCTGGATCGATGCGGCTAACCACTGCACGGATACGGTCTGGTATGCCAACTACACCGTGGCCGGCACCAGTTGGAACTATAATGACTTAGCGCCCTATTTTGTCCAGCGGGTTATCGTGGAAGAAGGCGTTACCTTGACGGTCAACCCGGGCGTGGTGGTCAAGTTCGATGAAACCAAACCCAAGTCCGAAGGGGCCGGTCTGGAGGTCAGAGGAAGGCTGATAGCTGATGCTGACCCAGAGGGTAGCCTCCACGCCTTCTATATTATTGACCCTCCGAAATCGGTCCAGCCGGATGATTGGACTGCCAACTACCTCGTTTTTACCTCCTGCTTTGATGATGAATTTGGCGGAGATATTAATTGTGATGGGGCATCACACGGCCGAACAGCGGATAACGGTGATTGGCAGGGAATCCTCTTTTGGGATTCATCCTTAGATGACTCCATCATCAACCGGGCGATTATCCTCTATTCTAAGGACGGGATTGAGCTGCACAATGCCTCCCCGACCATCACCAACAACAAGATCGCTTACAACGCCTATCGGGCGGTGGCCGTGAGAGAGGACTCTGATCCCCTGATTGAATGGAACCATCTGACTTACAATGATTCCTACTCACCAGACGATGATTATACCTACACCGATGATCTGACCGGCTATATAGCCGGCACCATCGCCACCTTCTGTGGGGAGGAAGCCGAGCCTATTATCAGAAACAACCTGATTAACCATAACCGCAACTATGCCATCGGCATTACCGCCAACAAGGCCTATCTGATTACGGACAACGAGATATTCGGCAACCAATACAATGCCATCAAGATCTGCGGCGATATTACCGGGAAGGAAGAGGTAATCTGGGAAGAGGATGGGGCGCCTTTTTATCTGGCGGACGGCTTGAAGGTGGGCGAGGATTCTACCTGGAGGATCAGCCCTGGGGTGATCCTTAAAAGCGCCGGGGCCTTGACTATCAATGGAAGGCTCAAGGCCAACGGAACAGCCGATAGGCTCATTACCTTCACCTCTTTCAAGGATGATGAATTTGGTGGAGATAGCAACGGGGATAGTGAGGCCACTACCCCCCGGGCCGGTGATTGGAGCGGCCTTCACTTTGTGGAGTTGGAAATTAAGCAGTCCCTTCTGGTAGACTTGCCTATTCAGGAATCTTTCACAGTCAGGGGATTGAAGTCTGAAGGAGAATGCTGTGAGGGTAAGGAGGAGACCTACCATCTTTACCGAGAAATGAGTGTAATCACCGATGCCTCCTGGAAAAGATTAGAAGGCGAGGCAGCCCCGTCAGATTGGATGCAGGTTGACTTTGATGATTCCGGGTGGAAAACTGCCGCCGTTGACCGCGGTGACCAACCCAGAGACCCAAAGGACTGGCTCCCTGAAACAGAAGCCCATTGGCTGAAACCTGCCATAGAGGCGGGGGGAGAGAGGTATTATCGCCAGGAGATCTTTATTGATCCGCCCCCCCTCAGAAATAGTGAAGATAAACTTATCTCGCGGCAAATCACGGCCCCCTTGCATATCTCGGCGGTGACCGATTATGAAGTCTACGTCAATGGACAATTAATAGCTAAAAATGAGGACTCCCTAATAACCTTTAATCCAGGAGAAACCTATCAGCTTGGTTCTTACCTGAGAGAGGGCAAGAATGTAGTGGCGGTCCAAGTTACGTCCCCGCCAGAGGACCTCGAGTTGAGCTACTGCCGGATTCGATACGCGGCGGCAGGTGTTACGGCCACCTTGAGGGATCCGATTATCCGGGATTGTCATATCTTGGAAAATACTATCGGGATAGAAGGAATAAAGGGGGCTTCTATCCAAATTGACCGGGCCAGGATAACCAATAACCGGATTGGTCTCCTTTTTAGAGATTTCCCCCGGTCTTATCCTGGAGCCAGGGAAAAGATACTTCGCCTTAAGGGGTGTGAAATTACCGACAACCTTGAGTTCGGCCTTCTCAATCAGGATGAGTCCTACACTATCGAGGCTGAAAGCAACTATTGGGGCGCTGGAACAGGACCTAAAGATGATTCGACGGTCAGACCGCTTTATAATCCGGCCGGAACAGGAGACAGGGTAAGCGATTTCGTGGATTATGCCCCCTGGGCCAAAGACCTGCATAGTCCTATTGCCGAAGCCGGACCAGACATTACTACCGGGGTCAAGACCTTAGTCATCCTTGATGCCGGAGCCAGTTACGACCCTGAGGGGGAACAGCTTAGTTACTTCTGGACCCAGGCAGCCGGACCAGAGAGGATCATTCTGGAGAACGTGGTTCAACCTAAATTTACCCCTCAAGAGCCAGGGGAATATATCTTCCAGTTAGTAGTGGCCAATGCCGCTGGATATTTCTCCGCCCCCTCCACGGTTAAAGTAAAGGCGTTAGTCTCGTCACAAGTGGAATTGAGGTGGGATCAACCAACTTACACCAAGGTGAGCCGGGAAGAGTTTGAGGTGGAAGTCGAAGTTGGGGATAGACAACATCCCGTATCCGACCTTTTTGGCCTGGTGTTTGAAATCTCTGCCTTTCCTTCTGAGGCCGTTGAAGTATTGGAAGTTAGTCCCGGTCCATTTCTCGATATTGATCCTGGGAAACTGGTCTTCTTTGAGTCTGAAAAGGGTCAAGGCCGGATAGAAATAGGTCTTTCCAGAAAAAAGGGCCTCCATTCAAAAGGGGTATCCGGCTTCGAACCAGGCCAATCAATAGCCAAAGTGATCTTCAGAATAGCCGAAGGGCTGGCGTCCGGGACAAGAATAACCCTGGTGTTCTCAAATATAATAGCCAGGGATTCTTTGGATAGGTCTATTTCCTTGCTCCCGACCAGCAGTGAGATTATCATCAAGGAAGGCAGTGTCTCCCAGGTTCTGGTCTGGCCGGGAGATACCAATAATGACCGTCTGGTCGATGCCAGGGATGTGCTGCCTATTGGCCTGTATTGGAAAACTCAGGGGCCGCCCAGAGAGACGGCTTCCTCCAATTGGACTCCCCAACCGGCCGCCTCCTGGAAAGTTACCCTGGCCGCTTATGCTGATGCTAATGGCGATGGGATAGTTGATGCCAGAGACATATTGCCTATTGGGATGAATTGGCACAAGACTCAGCAGACAAAAGCCGGCAGTCAGATGTCAGAAATCAGGGGTCAGCAGTCAGAAGTGAGCATTCAGCCATTGGACCTTGAACCTCTGCGGGCGATGTATGAAGTCCTTAAAGATACGCCTTATACCGAGCTGACAGAGGTCCTGGCCGAATATATCCAACTGGCCCTGGCCAATCAGGTTCCGGCCAGGAGCCAGCTCCTCCAAAATTATCCTAATCCTTTTAATCCGGAGGTCTGGATACCATTTCGGCTGGCTGAGGAGGCTGAAACAACTATATTCATTTACAATTTAGCCGGTCAATTGGTCAAGGCCATCAATGCCGGCAAGTTGCCGCCCGGCAGCTATCTAAGCCGGGATCGGGCGGCTTACTGGGATGGCCGAGATGAGAGCGGAGAAGAGGTGTCCAGTGGCATCTATTTTTACCAGCTCCAAGCCGGGTCTTTCACCGGCGCCAGGAAGATGATAGTTTTGAAGTAA